In Drosophila yakuba strain Tai18E2 chromosome X, Prin_Dyak_Tai18E2_2.1, whole genome shotgun sequence, a single genomic region encodes these proteins:
- the LOC6524018 gene encoding PHD finger protein 12 translates to MSKVDQDPNASLSIMEQIKQLIRPPPNEDEKLVQRTTNTKHPYYRRPGRGHNHDYCDACEEGGNLLCCDRCPSSFHLQCHDPPLSEEDIPSGQWLCHSCRMAKVSQPPASSSKASSVERVPSAGSGSRANTPSSGDLESIPLKIRNLRKRSNSERNSTEKLLAKMPLAIQRALDPNKKPTPLDDVIRAASMLNPQQFSLPPELELHTQFPGNGKVQPVQQTHPPSGNGGHRKCAGNQRRNSKPFELDAQGLVPLPAKTCFYCTRSCKRAPLISCDYCPLYYHQDCLDPPLTALPAGLWMCPNHAENFIDANMTNSISATERVRLWNRFHQPLDHENVKLEFFRRVNTRHPPFRTKTNVRARAHIEVPAIVRYHYEHPPALLPSMRQTLRYDRVKRRKNLPTEVEEISRESVTESLLKDLEALRSARAKFREIQREYGTVETAVDGDSDSDPSPEEQEPETNSPADKVNGEVESENPNTEADVQANDQPSVVKVESKASLELASSFEEDEEDSKAGIIDADLFHLDVDIIKKLAHQRLQQLVEEHPEIVTQYKNRTAARRLRQLAAADGSHVAGETAALQGQLAPEDMNRFSLLFTSETSSILAQKNGNAADEDPAMALHPALATAAAIAAADAAAENYVPRARSDTEKAYELASRLELKLLQCKVQARAVITPLGDMLEDSRWFSSLGLDHSIFMRYRTLYIGYGGHYSPTTTLAQTETVDLSAIGYCCRISPQHAIIFYDEFSKSYELINYSEFGTEVNGQLYACDLTDRMPTHAGKRMRPDDAELKRRVDDLLDKRRQIHRQFETKKIGKERLAPIVKPACRCINAGPVPMVAGAWEGSAVLAHGSLLRFGCLSFVFSVPSVDLLAQARTKRS, encoded by the exons ATGTCGAAAGTGGACCAGGACCCGAACGCCTCGCTGAGCATCATGGAG CAAATCAAGCAGCTCATCCGCCCGCCGCCCAACGAGGACGAGAAGCTGGTGCAGCGGACCACCAACACGAAGCATCCGTATTACAGGCGCCCGGGCAGGGGCCACAACCACGACTACTGCGACGCCTGCGAGGAGGGCGGCAATCTGTTGTGCTGCGATCGATGCCCCTCCAGCTTCCACCTGCAATGCCA TGATCCACCGTTGAGCGAGGAGGACATAcccagtggccagtggctgTGCCACAGCTGCCGCATGGCCAAAGTTTCACAGCCGCCGGCGTCCTCCTCCAAGGCCAGTTCCGTGGAGCGCGTACCCTCGGCGGGCAGTGGATCCCGTGCGAATACTCCTTCCTCTGGCGATCTGGAGTCCATACCGCTGAAGATCCGCAATTTGCGTAAACGCAGCAACAGCGAACGCAATAGCACCGAGaagctgctggccaagatgcCGCTGGCCATACAGCGTGCCCTTGATCCCAATAAGAAACCGACGCCGCTGGACGATGTCATCCGGGCGGCCAGCATGCTGAATCCGCAGCAGTTCTCGCTGCCGCCGGAACTCGAGCTGCACACCCAGTTCCCGGGCAATGGCAAGGTGCAGCCCGTGCAGCAGACGCATCCGCCGAGCGGAAATGGCGGGCACCGCAAGTGTGCCGGCAATCAGCGTCGCAATTCCAAGCCTTTCGAGCTGGACGCCCAGGGACTGGTGCCGCTGCCCGCCAAAACCTGTTTCTACTGCACGCGCTCCTGCAAACGGGCGCCGCTCATCTCCTGCGACTACTGTCCGCTCTACTACCACCAGGATTGCCTGGATCCCCCACTGACGGCACTGCCAGCTGGATTGTGGATGTGCCCCAACCATGCCGAGAATTTTATC GATGCCAATATGACCAACAGCATTTCCGCCACTGAGCGGGTGCGCCTATGGAATCGCTTCCACCAGCCACTTGACCATGAAAACGTCAAACTTGAGTTCTTCCGGCGTGTCAACACACGCCATCCGCCCTTTCGCACCAAGACAAATGTGCGTGCCCGTGCCCACATCGAGGTGCCAGCCATTGTGCGCTACCACTACGAGCATCCACCGGCGCTGCTGCCCTCCATGCGCCAAACGTTGCGCTACGATCGGGTCAAGCGGCGCAAGAACCTGCCCACCGAAGTCGAGGAGATATCACGAGAGTCTGTCACCGAATCGCTGCTGAAAGATCTGGAGGCATTGCGTTCGGCTCGCGCCAAGTTCCGTGAGATTCAGCGGGAATACGGCACCGTGGAGACGGCGGTGGATggcgacagcgacagcgatCCCAGTCCTGAAGAGCAGGAGCCAGAGACGAACTCTCCCGCCGATAAAGTTAATGGCGAAGTGGAATCGGAGAATCCCAATACAGAAGCGGATGTACAGGCCAACGATCAACCGTCGGTTGTCAAGGTGGAGTCGAAGGCTAGTCTAGAGCTAGCCTCCAGCTtcgaggaggacgaggaggacaGCAAGGCTGGCATTATCGATGCGGACCTCTTCCACCTGGACGTCGATATTATCAAGAAGCTGGCGCACCAGCGACTGCAGCAGCTGGTCGAAGAGCATCCGGAGATTGTGACGCAGTACAAGAATCGCACGGCCGCCCGCCGCCTGCGGCAACTGGCAGCTGCCGATGGATCACATGTAGCCGGTGAAACGGCTGCGCTACAAGGCCAACTAGCACCAGAAGATATGAACCGCTTCTCGCTGCTCTTTACCAGCGAAACGTCATCCATTCTGGCGCAAAAGAACGGCAATGCCGCCGACGAAGATCCCGCAATGGCCCTGCATCCAGCACTGGCCACCGCGGCGGCCATTGCAGCAGCGGATGCCGCCGCCGAGAACTATGTGCCGCGTGCCCGTAGCGACACGGAGAAGGCCTACGAGCTGGCCTCGCGCCTGGAGCTCAAGCTGCTGCAGTGCAAGGTGCAGGCGCGCGCGGTGATAACCCCGTTGGGCGACATGCTCGAGGACAGCCGCTGGTTCAGTTCACTGGGGCTGGACCATTCGATTTTCATGCGTTACCGCACGCTGTACATTGGCTACGGTGGACACTACTCGCCGACGACGACGCTGGCGCAAACGGAAACCGTGGACCTTTCGGCGATTGGTTACTGCTGCCGCATTTCGCCGCAGCACGCCATCATCTTCTACGATGAGTTCTCCAAGTCGTACGAGCTGATCAACTACTCAGAGTTTGGCACAGAAGTCAATGGACAGCTGTACGCCTGCGACCTGACCGACAGGATGCCCACGCATGCCGGCAAGCGGATGCGACCCGACGATGCCGAGCTGAAGAGACGCGTCGACGATCTGCTGGACAAGCGGCGGCAAATTCACCGCCAGTTCGAGACAAAGAAGATCGGCAAAGAGCG ATTGGCACCCATCGTCAAGCCCGCCTGCCGGTGCATCAACGCAGGACCCGTGCCCATGGTGGCCGGCGCCTGGGAAGGATCGGCGGTGCTGGCACACGGCAGCCTGCTGCGCTTCGGCTGCCTGTCGTTTGTCTTCTCGGTGCCGTCGGTGGATCTGCTGGCGCAGGCGCGCACCAAGCGATCGTAG
- the LOC120321999 gene encoding uncharacterized protein LOC120321999, with product MASSNVSDWDQPLPTSTDSLPEEEDPDVCAEENVKKRQEENLVKLQSYVRRMAYQPAMPPKVKPYDVALSKPKINTLADNYKQFKDVYDPKLRAKRIKRMLGKFNAITTEQLEQILKSNKTKERKKEDFLKRKQELYYNMLTKLERQCRTQYLNVLIKKFAKFISHLATTMRIPPQLVDPYARMQRGIFCNILLAIGVQPTSQSAIYYTSQDAIEYDVCHRLAHALLSLIIKALDSAATRDPNEMAKAADMDFEMDNHIKRRLMCAAEKKLLYERRRKKPQPQSLGAFEKCTRYDCD from the exons ATGGCCAGCTCCAATGTCTCGGACTGGGATCAGCCGCTGCCCACGTCGACGGACTCGCtgccggaggaggaggatccGGATGTGTGCGCCGAGGAGAACGTGAAGAAGCGGCAGGAGGAGAACCTGGTCAAGCTGCAGTCGTATGTGCGGCGCATGGCCTACCAGCCGGCAATGCCGCCCAAGGTGAAGCCCTACGACGTGGCCCTGTCCAAGCCCAAGATCAACACGCTCGCCGACAACTACAAGCAGTTCAAGGACGTCTACGATCCAAAGCTGCGGGCCAAGCGGATCAAGCGCATGCTGGGCAAATTCAATGCCATTACGACGGA ACAGCTGGAGCAGATCCTCAAGAGCAACAAGACCAAGGAGCGAAAGAAGGAGGATTTCCTGAAGCGCAAGCAGGAACTGTACTATAACATGCTGACCAAGCTGGAGCGCCAGTGCCGCACCCAGTACCTGAACGTGCTCATCAAGAAGTTCGCCAAGTTCATCTCCCATCTGGCGACAACGATGCGCATCCCGCCGCAGCTAGTGGATCCGTATGCGCGCATGCAGCGCGGCATCTTCTGCAACATCCTGTTGGCCATCGGTGTGCAGCCCACCTCGCAGTCGGCCATCTATTACACCAGCCAGGACGCCATCGAGTACGATGTGTGCCATCGCCTGGCGCACGCCCTGCTCAGCCTGATCATCAAGGCGCTGGACTCGGCAGCCACGCGTGACCCCAACGAGATGGCCAAGGCGGCGGACATGGACTTCGAGATGGACAACCACATCAAGCGGCGGCTCATGTGCGCCGCCGAGAAGAAGCTGTTGTACGAGCGCCGTCGCAAGAAGCCCCAGCCGCAGAGCCTTGGTGCGTTTGAGAAGTGCACCCGCTATGACTGCGACTAG
- the LOC6524015 gene encoding DNA topoisomerase 3-beta yields the protein MKSVLMVAEKPSLAASLAGILSNGRCTAKRGTGNGCSTHEWTGNFRNEGSVHFRMTSVCGHVMSLDFISKYNSWDKVDPVELFGCPTEKKETNPKQHMRTFLAHEARGCDYLVLWLDCDKEGENICFEVMDAVQHVIHNVYSKQVTYRAHFSAITEKDIKGAMETLGHPNENEAKSVDARQELDLRIGCAFTRFQTKFFQDRYGDLDSSLISYGPCQTPTLGFCVKRHDDIQTFKPESFWHLQLLAGQPEFTLEWARGRVFKKDIAIMLLGRVKEHKEATVESVASKEAFKSKPQALNTVELMRICSSGLGIGPFQAMQIAERLYTQGYISYPRTETNQYPTNFDLPAVLHVLKPSGDFGEEARSILGDMQTPRKGKDAGDHPPITPMKLGNRSDFDRDTWRVYEFICRHFMGTVSRDLKYRVTTAKLRVGLETFSCTANVLIDAGFTKVMTWQAFGRDEPMPPFVQGTQVAINDVRLTESQTGPPDYLTESELITLMEQHGIGTDASIPVHINNICQRNYVHIENGRKLIPTTLGIVLVHGYQKIDPELVLPTMRTEVERMLTLIAQGSANFQDVLRHAIKIFKLKFMYFVKNIANMDSLFEVSFSPLAESGKAHSRCGKCRRYMKYIQTKPARLHCSHCDETYALPIGNVKVYREFKCPLDDFDLLAFSTGVKGRSYPFCPYCYNHPPFSDMPHLGGCNTCTHATCPHSLNTLGISGCVECPTGVLVLDCTLAPTWKLGCNRCDVIINCFKGATKITVEEAKCQECGAQQVNVVYKSDKSKFKDGSEEKSGCIFCSTDFSHLVEKHRAVASRPVRSGGGSRGGKAGRGGGGVGGPAGGAGGAVTAGGGPGAGGGGRGGRGGRPPKDKMAQLAAYFV from the exons ATGAAGAGCGTGCTGATGGTGGCCGAGAAGCCCTCGCTGGCGGCATCGCTGGCGGGGATTCTCTCGAACGGACGCTGCACTGCCAAGCGGG GCACCGGTAACGGCTGTTCCACGCACGAGTGGACGGGAAACTTTCGAAACGAGGGCAGCGTCCACTTTCGGATGACGTCCGTGTGCGGTCATGTGATGTCGCTGGACTTCATCAGCAAATACAACTCCTGGGACAAGGTGGATCCCGTCGAGCTCTTTGGCTGCCCCACCGAGAAAAAGGAAACGAATCCCAAGCAGCACATGCGCACCTTTCTGGCTCACGAGGCGCGCGGCTGCGACTATCTAGTCCTTTGGCTGGATTGCGACAAGGAGGGCGAGAACATCTGCTTCGAGGTGATGGACGCCGTGCAGCATGTCATCCACAACGTGTACAGCAAGCAGGTGACGTATCGCGCCCACTTTTCGGCCATCACGGAGAAGGATATCAAGGGAGCGATGGAGACGCTGGGGCATCCCAACGAGAACGAGGCCAAGTCGGTGGACGCTCGCCAGGAACTGGACCTGCGCATTGGATGCGCCTTTACCCGCTTCCAAACCAAGTTCTTTCAGGACCGGTACGGCGACCTGGACTCTTCGCTGATCTCCTACGGTCCTTGCCAGACGCCCACACTTGGCTTCTGCGTGAAGCGGCACGACGACATCCAGACCTTCAAACCGGAGAGCTTCTGGCACCTGCAGCTCCTCGCCGGCCAGCCGGAATTCACGCTGGAGTGGGCGCGAGGTCGGGTCTTCAAGAAAGACATCGCCATCATGCTGCTGGGTCGCGTCAAGGAGCACAAGGAGGCTAC TGTGGAGAGCGTGGCCAGCAAGGAGGCCTTCAAGAGCAAACCACAGGCACTAAACACCGTGGAACTGATGCGAATCTGCAGCTCCGGACTGGGCATCGGTCCGTTCCAGGCGATGCAGATAGCGGAGCGCCTGTACACGCAGGGCTACATCAGCTATCCGCGAACGGAGACCAATCAGTATCCGACTAACTTCGATCTGCCGGCTGTGCTGCACGTTCTGAAGCCATCGGGGGATTTCGGCGAAGAGGCGCGTTCCATTCTGGGCGACATGCAGACGCCGCGTAAGGGCAAGGATGCCGGCGACCATCCACCCATCACGCCCATGAAACTTGGCAACCGCAGTGACTTCGATCGCGACACCTGGCGCGTCTACGAGTTCATCTGCCGGCACTTCATGGGCACGGTGTCGCGTGATCTCAAGTACCGCGTGACGACGGCCAAGCTGCGCGTTGGTCTGGAGACATTTAGCTGCACGGCCAATGTGCTGATCGATGCCGGTTTCACCAAGGTGATGACCTGGCAGGCCTTCGGCAGGGACGAACCGATGCCGCCGTTCGTCCAGGGCACTCAGGTGGCCATCAACGATGTGCGTCTTACCGAAAGCCAGACGGGGCCGCCGGATTATCTCACCGAATCGGAGCTGATCACACTAATGGAGCAGCACGGCATCGGCACGGATGCCTCAATACCGGTGCACATTAATAACATCTGCCAGCGCAACTATGTGCATATTGAAAACGGCCGCAAGCTGATTCCAACGACGCTGGGCATTGTGTTGGTCCACGGCTATCAGAAGATCGATCCGGAACTCGTGCTGCCCACCATGCGAACGGAGGTGGAGCGCATGCTGACGCTGATTGCCCAGGGTTCGGCTAACTTTCAGGATGTGCTGCGTCACGCCATCAAGATCTTTAAGCTGAAGTTTATGTACTTTGTAAAGAACATCGCCAACATGGACTCACTGTTTGAGGTCTCCTTTTCGCCGCTGGCCGAGTCGGGCAAGGCGCACTCGCGCTGCGGCAAGTGTAGGCGCTACATGAAGTACATACAG ACCAAACCGGCGAGGTTGCACTGCTCTCATTGCGATGAAACCTACGCCCTGCCCATTGGCAATGTGAAGGTGTATCGCGAGTTCAAGTGCCCGCTGGATGACTTCGATCTGCTTGCCTTCTCCACCGGCGTCAAGGGACGATCGTATCCGTTCTGCCCTTACTGCTACAACCATCCGCCGTTCAGCGACATGCCCCACTTAGGGGGCTGCAACACCTGCACGCACGCAACCTGCCCGCACTCGCTGAACACGCTGGGCATCTCCGGTTGCGTGGAGTGTCCCACCGGCGTCCTGGTGCTTGACTGTACGTTGGCGCCCACCTGGAAGCTGGGCTGCAACCGCTGCGACGTGATCATCAACTGCTTCAAGGGAGCCACAAAGATCACGGTGGAAG AGGCCAAGTGTCAGGAGTGTGGCGCCCAGCAGGTGAACGTGGTCTACAAGTCCGACAAAAGCAAGTTCAAGGATGGTAGTGAGGAGAAGAGCGGCTGCATCTTCTGCTCCACCGACTTCTCCCACTTGGTTGAGAAGCATCGGGCGGTGGCATCCAGACCTGTTCGCAGTGGCGGTGGATCCCGTGGCGGCAAGGCTGGTCGTGGCGGTGGAGGTGTGGGCGGCCCGGCTGGTGGCGCTGGAGGAGCGGTTACGGCTGGCGGTGGGCCTGGTGcagggggcggggggcgtggcgggcGCGGTGGTCGGCCGCCCAAGGATAAAATGGCCCAGCTGGCGGCGTATTTCGTTTGA
- the LOC6524016 gene encoding tRNA (guanine-N(7)-)-methyltransferase non-catalytic subunit wuho produces MCTTISFAEPEIVLGHGRRVLFVNPDDLQIFKEIELPPDLGLKGLGSQSQESCPAAAAATSTSTATATCAGKEPGGKEQQLTKQPEEGGTTASGSGVTSTSVQNVTYSPDGQLLAVTTSGGQKALLLYRSRPENARLLSTRPLARAASAVRFCSDSSSVLVTDKTGDCYQYDCVELEAPPRLLLGHLSVVYDILWSEDQQHIITCDRDDKIRVTNYPATFDIHSYCLGHREFVSGLALLTDKHIASASGDKTLRVWNYIQGKELLQHELPAPAVRLLVRQLEPEKIFQAAVLFYEHVDALGLYRLERSSDDIWSVTATQLVCAEAGSWSISNFTLTSDRIYVTGAENERLSLRVYDIATGQPATSGVPEGWVKMVLDGLGANEEGAPPFIPEDLSVWFKKRFDNVSDYLERKKRRIEEQQQQKCG; encoded by the coding sequence ATGTGCACAACAATTTCGTTCGCGGAACCCGAAATCGTGCTCGGCCATGGCCGCAGGGTGCTCTTCGTGAACCCCGACGACCTGCAGATATTCAAGGAGATTGAGCTGCCGCCCGACCTTGGCCTGAAAGGCCTTGGATCCCAGTCGCAGGAATCGTGTCCAGCGGCTGCcgcagccacatccacatccacagccacagccacatgCGCTGGAAAGGAACCGGGTGGCAAGGAGCAACAGCTTACCAAGCAGCCGGAGGAGGGCGGCACAACCGCCTCCGGATCGGGAGTCACCAGCACATCGGTGCAGAATGTGACCTACTCGCCAGACGGACAGCTGCTGGCCGTGACCACCAGTGGGGGCCAGAAGGCGCTCTTGCTGTATCGCTCGCGGCCGGAGAACGCACGCCTTCTCTCCACCCGACCACTGGCCCGGGCGGCCAGCGCTGTGCGCTTCTGCAGCGACAGCAGCTCTGTTCTGGTCACGGACAAGACTGGCGATTGCTATCAGTACGACTGCGTCGAGTTGGAGGCTCCGCCGCGCCTGCTGCTGGGCCATTTGAGCGTAGTGTACGACATCCTATGGTCGGAGGACCAGCAGCACATCATCACCTGCGACCGTGATGATAAGATACGCGTGACCAACTATCCCGCCACCTTCGACATCCACAGCTATTGCCTGGGCCACAGGGAATTCGTCTCGGGACTGGCCCTGCTCACGGACAAGCACATCGCCTCCGCCTCGGGGGATAAGACGCTGCGCGTATGGAACTACATCCAGGGaaaggagctgctgcagcatgAGCTACCGGCACCGGCGGTTCGTTTGTTGGTGCGTCAACTGGAGCCGGAGAAGATATTCCAGGCGGCGGTGCTCTTCTACGAGCACGTGGACGCCCTGGGATTGTATCGCCTGGAGCGCAGCTCAGACGACATCTGGAGCGTCACGGCCACGCAACTGGTGTGCGCCGAGGCGGGCTCCTGGAGCATTAGTAACTTTACTTTAACCAGCGACCGGATCTACGTCACCGGCGCGGAGAACGAGCGCTTGAGCCTGCGAGTCTACGACATCGCAACTGGCCAACCGGCGACTAGCGGAGTGCCAGAAGGCTGGGTGAAGATGGTGCTGGACGGACTGGGCGCCAACGAGGAGGGCGCACCACCATTCATTCCCGAGGACTTGTCCGTTTGGTTTAAGAAGCGCTTCGACAACGTCAGCGACTATTTGGAGCGCAAGAAGCGACGCatcgaggagcagcagcagcagaagtgCGGCTAA
- the LOC120321990 gene encoding mitochondrial ribonuclease P catalytic subunit produces the protein MYNLRLLRNLLPSAGHAHPRWLASQHKRRPQPGSLPPDRLEQLRSDLFERRQELSGAEWAEVRQSLVDGYKHINGHNVDAVILGVCSGPSQLSLAKNYVEFLRSRGSKPNAATLGRLLRVYNAAYHERPLSEAEQAEILQICRSLQAEHETLDATSCENVIHGLVATSGDDWHRGLPLLEMMKVTSAPSVAAYSALAEKAFNVETPDQELAWRLLEEMATARKLPKCEVYLALLNRLANETAQLPAQLSRLLHFLKSHEVLVSQRVAVRLQELSRQVPHLLEVRATNLGALGKCQSCQQHLQPVAISDEEFRRLSECFLERVLIRRDVFQRSTPEEVARFKKFVEKTAPYDCVIDGLNVAYSTGTKKTPQQLAKLVATVVRHFRDQDKRVLVLGREHMRNWSKQAMHYVHSNASLFLTNNLSHDDPFLLYATLRSGQETDFFSRDLMRSHAFHLGPELKPVFRRWQQEHQFSLVTQTQTGQIIVKEPIRHRLCAHKVADTWHVPYCEQYTLHPTDSFEVPANWLCLKLNQQTAATKAKGKTR, from the exons atgtataATTTACGCCTGCTACGAAATCTGCTACCGAGCGCCGGCCACGCCCATCCGCGCTGGCTGGCAAGCCAGCACAAGCGGCGCCCGCAGCCGGGCAGCCTGCCGCCAGATCGGCTGGAGCAGCTGCGCAGTGATCTCTTCGAGCGTCGCCAGGAGCTGAGTGGTGCGGAGTGGGCGGAGGTGCGACAGTCGCTGGTGGACGGGTACAAGCACATCAACGGACACAACGTCGACGCCGTGATTCTGGGCGTCTGCAGTGGCCCAAGCCAACTGTCGCTGGCCAAGAACTATGTGGAGTTCCTCAGGAGTAGGGGCTCCAAGCCCAATGCAGCGACACTGGGTCGCCTGCTGCGGGTGTACAATGCCGCGTACCATGAACGACCGCTCAGCGAGGCGGAACAGGCGGAGATACTGCAGATCTGCCGATCGCTACAGGCGGAGCATGAAACTCTGGATGCCACCAGCTGCGAGAATGTGATCCACGGCTTGGTGGCTACCAGTGGCGATGATTGGCACCGCGGCCTGCCGCTCCTAGAGATGATGAAGGTCACCAGTGCGCCCAGCGTGGCCGCCTACTCCGCGCTGGCGGAGAAGGCCTTCAATGTGGAGACGCCGGATCAGGAACTGGCCTGGCGCCTGCTGGAGGAGATGGCCACAGCGCGCAAGCTGCCCAAATGCGAGGTCTACCTGGCGCTGCTCAATCGTCTGGCAAACGAAACTGCCCAACTTCCTGCCCAGCTTAGCCGTTTGCTGCACTTCCTCAAAAGCCATGAGGTTCTAGTCAGCCAGCGGGTGGCGGTGCGATTGCAAGAACTGTCCAGGCAGGTGCCCCATCTGCTAGAAGTCCGGGCCACCAATTTGGGAGCTCTGGGCAAGTGCCAGTCGTGccagcagcatctgcagccGGTGGCCATCAGTGATGAGGAGTTCCGGCGGCTCAGCGAATGTTTCCTGGAGCGCGTGCTTATACGACGAGATGTTTTCCAGCGCTCCACGCCCGAGGAGGTGGCCAGGTTCAAGAAGTTTGTGGAGAAGACGGCGCCATACGACTGTGTGATCGATGGCCTCAATGTGGCCTACTCCACGGGCACCAAAAAGACACCCCAGCAGCTGGCCAAGCTGGTAGCCACTGTGGTGCGTCATTTTCGCGATCAGGACAAGCGTGTCCTCGTCCTGGGACGTGAGCACATGCGCAACTGGTCCAAACAGGCCATGCACTATGTCCACAGCAATGCCAGCCTCTTCCTGACCAACAATCT GTCGCACGACGATCCCTTCCTGCTGTATGCCACGCTGCGCAGCGGCCAGGAGACGGACTTCTTCTCCCGCGACTTAATGCGCAGTCACGCCTTCCATCTGGGACCCGAACTGAAGCCCGTCTTCCGCCGCtggcagcaggagcaccagTTCTCGCTGGTCACCCAAACACAAACGGGTCAGATCATAGTCAAGGAGCCCATTCGCCATCGGCTGTGCGCCCACAAGGTGGCGGACACCTGGCACGTGCCCTACTGCGAGCAGTACACACTGCATCCCACGGACAGCTTCGAGGTGCCCGCCAATTGGCTGTGCCTCAAGCTGAATCAGCAGACAGCCGCTACCAAAGCCAAGGGGAAAACAAGGTGA
- the LOC120322002 gene encoding uncharacterized protein LOC120322002: protein MFSIFGKRKPAETPTEDQPIQGPAEASRPGTSGDDFVFIERKPGPDAHHSGAQSGSMYPPMPPAGYLPYPPMPGPRGAPPAGGQVKLPGAQGPVNYLQDIPFELAPGLDTKDRCTSTQMHVDSILALLTRQMSVDELAEEYTFALERSVQNECY, encoded by the coding sequence ATGTTTTCGATTTTCGGGAAACGCAAGCCCGCGGAAACGCCCACAGAGGATCAGCCCATTCAGGGGCCGGCGGAGGCCTCTCGTCCAGGCACGAGCGGTGATGATTTCGTGTTTATAGAGCGGAAACCAGGACCGGATGCACATCATTCGGGTGCTCAATCCGGTTCCATGTATCCGCCCATGCCACCAGCGGGCTACCTGCCCTACCCGCCGATGCCAGGACCGCGCGGCGCACCACCAGCCGGCGGTCAGGTGAAGCTGCCCGGCGCCCAAGGACCCGTCAACTACTTGCAGGACATTCCCTTTGAGCTGGCACCCGGACTGGACACCAAGGATCGCTGCACCAGCACCCAAATGCACGTGGACAGCATCCTGGCGCTGCTCACGCGCCAAATGTCCGTGGACGAGCTGGCCGAGGAGTACACCTTCGCCCTGGAGCGATCCGTGCAGAATGAGTGTTACTAG
- the LOC6524017 gene encoding 26S proteasome regulatory subunit 10B: MTVTATPLPDNLRVKAFSEYRKKLLEHKEIEGRLKEKREEIKELTKLYDKSENDLKALQSVGQIVGEVLKQLTEDKFIVKATNGPRYVVGCRRQLDKAKLKSGTRVALDMTTLTIMRYLPREVDPLVYNMSHEDPGDVTYSAIGGLTEQIRELREVIELPLLNPELFLRVGITPPKGCLLYGPPGTGKTLLARAVASQLDANFLKVVSSAIVDKYIGESARLIREMFNYARDHQPCIIFMDEIDAIGGRRFSEGTSADREIQRTLMELLNQMDGFDSLGQVKMIMATNRPDTLDPALLRPGRLDRKIEIPLPNEQARLEILKIHALKIAKHGEIDYEAIVKLSDNFNGADLRNVCTEAGLFAIRAEREYVIQEDFMKAVRKVSDNKKLESKLDYKPV; this comes from the exons ATGACCGTAACCGCCACCCCGCTGCCCGACAATCTGCGAGTGAAAGCCTTCTCCGAGTACAGAAAGAAGTTGCTGGAGCACAAGGAAATCGAAGGACGCCTCAAAGAAA AGCGCGAGGAGATCAAGGAGCTAACCAAGCTGTACGACAAGTCGGAGAACGACCTGAAGGCCCTGCAGAGCGTGGGACAGATCGTCGGCGAGGTGCTAAAGCAGCTGACCGAGGATAAAT TCATTGTAAAGGCAACCAATGGTCCCCGCTATGTGGTCGGCTGCCGCAGGCAGCTGGACAAAGCCAAGCTGAAGTCCGGTACTCGTGTGGCCCTCGACATGACCACCCTGACCATTATGCGCTACTTGCCGCGCGAAGTGGACCCACTGGTGTACAATATGTCGCACGAGGATCCCGGCGATGTCACCTACTCGGCCATTGGCGGCCTCACGGAGCAAATCCGCGAGCTGCGCGAGGTGATTGAGCTGCCCCTGCTGAATCCGGAGCTCTTCCTGCGCGTCGGCATCACCCCACCGAAGGGTTGTCTGTTGTACGGACCCCCTGGCACCGGAAAGACGCTGCTGGCCCGTGCGGTGGCCTCCCAACTGGACGCCAACTTCCTCAAGGTCGTGTCCTCGGCGATTGTGGACAAGTATATTGGCGAGAGTGCCCGTCTCATTCGCGAGATGTTCAACTATGCCCGTGACCATCAGCCCTGCATCATTTTCATGGACGAGATCGACGCCATCGGCGGCCGTCGCTTCTCCGAGGGCACCTCTGCCGATCGCGAAATCCAGCGCACACTGATGGAGCTGCTCAACCAGATGGACGGTTTCGATTCGCTTGGCCAGGTCAAGATGATCATGGCCACCAATCGACCGGACACCCTGGATCCCGCCCTGCTGCGTCCGGGTCGCTTGGACAGGAAGATCGAGATTCCGCTGCCCAACGAGCAGGCTAG GTTGGAAATCCTCAAGATTCACGCCCTAAAGATCGCGAAGCACGGCGAAATTGACTACGAGGCCATTGTCAAGCTGTCGGACAACTTCAACGGCGCGGATCTGCGTAATGTCTGCACGGAGGCAGGTCTCTTTGCCATTCG TGCCGAGCGGGAGTACGTCATCCAGGAGGACTTTATGAAGGCGGTGCGCAAGGTGTCGGACAACAAGAAGCTGGAGAGCAAGCTGGACTACAAGCCCGTCTAG